DNA sequence from the Desulfocurvus vexinensis DSM 17965 genome:
CTACACCTTCGGCTTCCAGACCGCCGTGCAGGTCGCCTGCGACGCCCTGGACCGCCTGCACACCACCGGGCGCAGCCACCACCGGGTGATGATCCTGGAAGTCATGGGCCGCACCGCAGGCTGGATCGCCCTGGAAGCGGGCATCGCCGGGGGCGCGCACATCATCCTGATCCCCGAGATTCCCTACGACATCCGCCACGTGGTGCGCAAAATCACCCTGCGCGCCAAGGGCGGCAGCCCGTTCACCATCCTCATGGCCGCCGAGGGCGCCGTGGCCGTGGGCGGCAGCGCCATCACCCAGGAGTCCGCCACCACGCGCCTGCAGGGCGTGCCGCAGCTGGGCGGCGTGGGCAACCACCTGGCCGGGCTCATCAAGCAGGACATCGACCTGGAGGTGCGCACCACGGTGCTCGGGCACATCCAGCGCGGCGGCTCGCCCTGCGCCTTCGACCGCGTGCTGGGCACGCGCCTGGGCGCGGCGGCGGTCAAGGCCGCAGCCGAGGGCAAGTTCGGACACATGGTCGCCCTGCGCACCCCCGACATCGTGCTCGTACCCATCGCCGAGCTGGCCGGAGTGGTGCGCACGGTGCCGCCCACCTCGCAGCTCATCGAAGCCGCCGAGGCCATCGGCATCAACATGGGCCGGGAGCGCATGTAGGCGGGCCGGGGCGAGGGCGGCAGAACCGGCACGAGACGCACAGGGGGCGGGGCCTGCGGGCCCGCGCCCCCGTGCCGTTTCCGCCCCGTCCACTTGCCGCCCCCTTGCCTTCCGGGCCGCGCCGTGTTCTTCTGCCCTGGTCCGCCCGCGCCCACCGCAACCCGCACCCCACGCCATGCCACGCACCACAGCCTCCGCCCCGGCCTTGTCCGCCTCCGCCTCCGCCGCCGCAACCCCGACTCCGGAAGCCCCCGCCGCCGCCCTGGCCGCCCTGCTGCCCTGGTTCGCCGCCCACCAGCGGCCCCTGCCCTGGCGACGCGGCTACCGGCCCTACCATGTCTGGATTTCCGAGGTCATGCTCCAGCAGACGCAGATGGACCGCGCCGTGGACTATTTCCTGCGCTGGACCGCCCGCCTGCCCGACGTGGCCGCCGTGGCCGCCGCCCGCGAGGACGAGGTGCTCAAGCTCTGGGAGGGCCTGGGCTACTACAGCCGCGCGCGCAACCTGCACGCCGCCGCCCGGGCCATGGTCGAGGGCCACGGCGCCCGGGTGCCCGAGGCCATGGACGCCCTGCTGGCCCTGCCCGGGGTGGGCCGCTACACCGCCGCCGCCGTGCGCTCCATCGCCTACGGCCACGACGAACCCCTGGTGGACGCCAACGTGGCCCGGGTCTTCTGCCGCCTGTTCGACCTCGACGCGCCCGTGGGCGAGGCCGCCACCCAGCGCGAGCTGTGGCGCCTGGCCGGGGCGCTTTTGCCCCCGGGCCGGGCCCGGGAGCACAACCAGGCGCTCATGGAGCTGGGCGCTTTGGTCTGCACGCCGCGCGGGCCGCGCTGCGCCGCCTGCCCCCTGGCCCCGGCCTGCGAGGCCCGCAGGCTGGACATCGCGCCCCACCGCCCCGTGCCCGGCAAGAAGAAGGACATCACGCCCCTGGCCCTGGCCACGGGCGTGCTGGTGCACCGGG
Encoded proteins:
- the mutY gene encoding A/G-specific adenine glycosylase, translating into MPRTTASAPALSASASAAATPTPEAPAAALAALLPWFAAHQRPLPWRRGYRPYHVWISEVMLQQTQMDRAVDYFLRWTARLPDVAAVAAAREDEVLKLWEGLGYYSRARNLHAAARAMVEGHGARVPEAMDALLALPGVGRYTAAAVRSIAYGHDEPLVDANVARVFCRLFDLDAPVGEAATQRELWRLAGALLPPGRAREHNQALMELGALVCTPRGPRCAACPLAPACEARRLDIAPHRPVPGKKKDITPLALATGVLVHRGRVFVQKRAPGDVWGGLWEFPGGCVEPGETPAQAVVREFMEETGFAVRVAAPLTVIRHGYTRFRVTLHCFALALDADPPAPVLTEAVDWQWAGARELAALAFPAGHRKLLDWLAAGGHLEDLAP
- a CDS encoding 6-phosphofructokinase, whose product is MTLKRVGILTGGGDCSGLNAVIRAVTRAAVIQHGAQVVGIHNGFDGLVTGRTMTLDTAVTRDILTLGGTIIGTTNKGNPFAYRELNDDGTIRVSDLSDKAVQTVRELGLDCLFVVGGEGTLEIGYKLQQKGVPMIGIPKTIDNDLEGTDYTFGFQTAVQVACDALDRLHTTGRSHHRVMILEVMGRTAGWIALEAGIAGGAHIILIPEIPYDIRHVVRKITLRAKGGSPFTILMAAEGAVAVGGSAITQESATTRLQGVPQLGGVGNHLAGLIKQDIDLEVRTTVLGHIQRGGSPCAFDRVLGTRLGAAAVKAAAEGKFGHMVALRTPDIVLVPIAELAGVVRTVPPTSQLIEAAEAIGINMGRERM